One Halarcobacter ebronensis genomic window carries:
- a CDS encoding response regulator transcription factor: MEKMINEDIKVLIVEDDEIARENAVEYLQDYFSNIFEASNALDALKIYETKKPDIIISDIQMPRLNGLEFIKRVRQKDKKVQIIVLTAFCDKEYLLKAIELQLVKYLIKPINEYEFDMAIKNSIEALKNDETNIIKLQDGLVFDMFNLVLLKDGELIKLRIKEVDFIKLLLKNRGRYVTYQEIENFVWDEQVMTKDALKTLVKNLKKKVSKDFILNLSGIGYKLAF; the protein is encoded by the coding sequence ATGGAAAAGATGATTAATGAAGATATTAAAGTGCTTATAGTTGAAGATGATGAGATTGCAAGGGAAAATGCAGTTGAATATCTTCAAGACTATTTCTCAAATATTTTTGAGGCTTCAAATGCATTGGATGCTTTAAAAATTTATGAAACAAAAAAACCTGATATTATAATCAGTGATATACAAATGCCAAGATTAAATGGTTTGGAGTTTATTAAAAGGGTTCGTCAAAAAGATAAAAAAGTACAGATTATAGTCTTGACAGCCTTTTGTGACAAAGAGTATCTTTTAAAAGCAATAGAACTGCAACTTGTGAAATATCTAATAAAACCAATAAATGAATATGAGTTTGATATGGCAATTAAAAACTCAATTGAAGCCCTTAAAAATGATGAAACAAATATTATTAAACTTCAAGATGGATTGGTTTTTGATATGTTTAATTTGGTTTTGTTAAAAGATGGTGAGCTTATAAAACTAAGAATAAAAGAGGTTGATTTTATAAAACTTCTGTTAAAAAATAGAGGTAGATATGTTACATATCAAGAGATTGAAAATTTTGTTTGGGATGAACAAGTTATGACAAAAGATGCTTTGAAAACTTTAGTGAAAAACCTTAAGAAAAAGGTATCAAAGGATTTTATTTTGAACCTCTCTGGAATAGGGTATAAACTTGCATTTTAG
- a CDS encoding aspartate aminotransferase family protein: MIEELDKKFVLHTYARNYVNFKKGINATLFDDKDRDYIDFTSGIGVVSVGHGNKEVAEAICKQAQNIMHISNLYAIEPQAKLGEKIAKLSNMDVRTFFANSGAEANEGAIKIARKYGKTKYDGKRYKVITLEHSFHGRTITTVKATGQSSFHSPNFAPYPEGFSYNSAIDDIYNSIDDETVAVMIELVQGEGGVQPFKKEAVQELAKFLKERDILLIIDEVQTGAYRTGEFLASNLYEIEPDVITMAKGLGGGVPIGAVITTHKDIFEAGDHGSTFGGNYLCTASANKVLELLEAYKDSGKLDEAIIYFGEKLKETFEKNQNIFTEQVGLGLMRGLRVKDADHLKEVIKKAFEEGVLVLKAGRNTLRLLPPLTISKEEIDEGFKRLNNALSKIS; the protein is encoded by the coding sequence ATGATTGAAGAATTAGACAAAAAGTTCGTTTTACACACATATGCAAGAAATTATGTAAACTTTAAAAAAGGTATAAATGCAACACTTTTTGATGATAAAGATAGAGATTATATAGATTTCACTTCAGGGATTGGAGTTGTATCTGTTGGACATGGTAATAAAGAGGTTGCGGAAGCTATTTGCAAACAAGCTCAAAATATCATGCACATTTCAAATCTTTATGCAATAGAACCACAAGCAAAACTTGGTGAAAAGATAGCAAAACTCTCTAATATGGATGTTAGAACATTTTTTGCAAACTCAGGAGCGGAAGCAAATGAGGGTGCAATTAAAATTGCAAGAAAATATGGAAAAACTAAATATGATGGGAAAAGATATAAAGTTATAACTTTAGAGCACTCTTTTCATGGAAGAACAATAACAACAGTTAAAGCAACGGGTCAAAGCTCTTTTCACAGTCCAAACTTTGCTCCATATCCAGAAGGATTCTCTTATAACTCAGCAATTGATGATATTTACAACTCAATTGATGACGAAACAGTTGCAGTTATGATTGAACTTGTTCAAGGAGAAGGTGGAGTTCAACCTTTTAAAAAAGAGGCAGTTCAGGAGTTAGCAAAATTTTTAAAAGAGAGAGATATTCTTTTAATAATTGATGAAGTTCAAACGGGAGCTTATAGAACAGGTGAGTTTTTAGCTTCAAATCTTTATGAGATAGAACCAGATGTTATAACAATGGCAAAAGGTCTAGGTGGTGGTGTTCCAATTGGGGCAGTTATTACTACCCATAAAGATATTTTTGAAGCAGGAGACCATGGTTCAACTTTTGGAGGAAATTACCTCTGTACAGCAAGTGCAAACAAAGTTTTAGAACTTCTAGAAGCTTATAAAGATTCAGGAAAATTAGATGAGGCAATTATCTATTTTGGTGAAAAATTAAAAGAGACTTTTGAAAAAAATCAAAATATCTTTACAGAGCAAGTTGGTCTTGGTCTTATGAGAGGACTTAGAGTAAAAGATGCAGATCACCTAAAAGAGGTAATAAAAAAAGCATTTGAAGAGGGTGTTTTAGTTTTAAAAGCTGGAAGAAATACCCTAAGATTACTTCCCCCTTTAACAATCTCAAAAGAGGAGATTGATGAGGGATTCAAGAGATTAAATAATGCACTTTCAAAAATCAGCTAA
- a CDS encoding TolC family protein, which yields MHFQKSAKIVFFTIFCPLFLFSQENKVDEKILSDDRLKLFDYSKKQNEESSSKLRKDWINPITFSYEKSKSDTNDTLKSAINISQPIFKSGGIYSAIKYANATFDYTKYDIEQQRKELIKEATTMLFNLHILDLNIKKNELLLKNAQIDVFTKKEQVLNGFIDTSTLDNAILDANVIKNNLADLYYEKDELVNNFENIASGEYTSFELPFLNLVDEQSFLKRNLELSKAKANVTKNDYFSDMTVAKYLPTVSFEANHTQYHQDKKEKLSNENIYSYGLSVSMPFDIRALNDIEVEKINYLSSKLNLKNSELEEKNYYKTKLSKLKMLENKKKIAQDDYKLYDSLLQVIVEEKNAELKTQSDVDILQNSQKIKSIELKIYELEKQIELLELYSKIS from the coding sequence ATGCACTTTCAAAAATCAGCTAAGATAGTATTTTTTACTATCTTTTGCCCTTTATTTCTTTTTTCACAAGAGAACAAAGTTGATGAAAAGATTCTCTCAGATGATAGGCTAAAACTATTTGATTATAGTAAAAAACAAAATGAAGAGAGTAGTAGTAAGTTAAGAAAAGATTGGATTAACCCTATTACTTTTTCATATGAAAAGAGTAAATCAGATACAAATGACACACTAAAAAGTGCCATTAATATAAGCCAGCCAATTTTTAAAAGTGGTGGGATTTACAGTGCTATAAAATATGCAAATGCAACATTTGATTATACAAAATACGATATTGAACAGCAAAGAAAAGAGTTGATAAAAGAGGCAACAACAATGCTTTTTAATCTTCACATTTTGGATTTGAATATCAAAAAAAATGAACTTTTGTTAAAAAATGCCCAAATTGATGTTTTTACAAAAAAAGAACAAGTATTAAATGGTTTTATAGATACTTCAACTTTAGATAATGCTATTTTGGATGCAAACGTTATAAAAAACAATCTTGCAGATTTATATTATGAAAAAGATGAACTTGTAAACAATTTTGAAAATATTGCAAGTGGTGAATATACAAGCTTTGAATTACCATTTTTAAACCTAGTTGATGAACAAAGTTTTTTAAAAAGGAACCTTGAGTTATCAAAAGCAAAAGCAAATGTTACTAAAAATGACTATTTTAGTGATATGACTGTTGCAAAATATCTACCAACAGTTAGTTTTGAGGCAAACCATACCCAATATCACCAAGACAAAAAAGAGAAACTTTCAAATGAAAATATCTATAGTTATGGATTATCTGTATCTATGCCTTTTGATATAAGGGCTTTAAATGATATTGAAGTTGAAAAGATTAACTATTTAAGTTCAAAATTAAATCTAAAAAATTCAGAACTTGAAGAGAAAAACTACTATAAAACAAAACTCTCTAAACTTAAAATGTTGGAAAACAAAAAGAAAATTGCTCAAGATGACTATAAACTATATGACTCTTTATTGCAAGTCATAGTTGAAGAAAAAAATGCAGAACTAAAAACACAAAGTGATGTTGATATTTTACAAAACTCTCAAAAAATAAAATCTATTGAATTAAAAATCTATGAATTAGAAAAACAAATAGAGCTTTTAGAACTCTATTCAAAAATCAGCTAA
- the pyk gene encoding pyruvate kinase gives MNKKTKIIATLGPASNSIEMIEGLIKAGANVFRLNFSHGTHEYHSETLKNIRIAMDSLNATISVLQDISGPKVRIGDLKEEFELFRGDEITFVKEEIVGHKVADKKYIVSTNYPELLDKVKVDEYIYLYDGTIRAKVIEVGKEIKALVENQGILSSKKGINFPNTVIDIDVITQKDKDDIAWGVKNKVDYFAISFVQNAKDMQNARKLLGNYKGKLIAKIEKFDAVENIDEIIEASDGLMVARGDLGIEVPYYEVPTIQKRLIRKANEACIPVITATQMLLSMTHNERATRAEISDVANAVLDGTDAVMLSEESAVGIDPVNTVKTMANIIAKTEEIYPFDKHEKLSYHDQFDVIQATATKLADDIGAKGIIALTSSGLSGMKISRYRPKTNIFVFTHKRRVLNPMCALWGVVPVAKIKEAGASRMIQVMLKHLEIRGYLDKEATYIATFGYPVGQPGSTNTIKILTPSEMEYYLNLSETKKK, from the coding sequence ATGAATAAAAAAACAAAAATAATAGCGACTTTAGGGCCAGCAAGTAATAGTATAGAGATGATAGAAGGGCTTATAAAAGCAGGAGCAAATGTATTTCGACTAAATTTTTCCCATGGAACACATGAATATCATAGTGAAACATTAAAAAATATTAGAATCGCAATGGATAGTTTAAATGCAACAATCTCTGTTTTACAAGATATTTCAGGTCCAAAAGTTAGAATTGGAGACTTAAAAGAGGAGTTTGAACTTTTTAGAGGTGATGAAATAACTTTTGTAAAAGAGGAAATAGTAGGACACAAAGTAGCAGATAAAAAATATATAGTATCTACAAATTACCCAGAACTATTAGATAAAGTAAAAGTTGATGAATATATCTATTTATACGATGGAACAATTAGAGCAAAAGTTATTGAAGTGGGTAAAGAGATTAAAGCACTTGTTGAAAATCAAGGAATTTTGAGTTCAAAAAAAGGTATAAATTTTCCAAATACAGTAATTGATATTGATGTAATAACTCAAAAAGACAAAGATGATATTGCTTGGGGAGTTAAAAATAAAGTTGATTATTTTGCAATCTCATTTGTTCAAAATGCAAAAGATATGCAAAATGCAAGAAAACTATTAGGAAACTATAAAGGGAAACTAATAGCAAAAATTGAAAAATTTGATGCTGTTGAGAATATTGATGAGATAATTGAAGCTAGTGATGGACTTATGGTTGCAAGGGGAGATTTAGGAATTGAAGTGCCATATTATGAGGTTCCTACTATTCAAAAAAGACTTATTAGAAAAGCAAATGAGGCTTGTATCCCTGTAATTACTGCAACTCAAATGCTTCTATCTATGACTCACAATGAAAGAGCAACAAGAGCAGAAATTTCAGACGTTGCAAATGCTGTTTTAGATGGTACTGATGCTGTTATGTTAAGTGAAGAGAGTGCTGTTGGTATTGATCCAGTTAATACAGTAAAAACTATGGCAAACATTATTGCAAAAACTGAAGAGATTTATCCTTTTGATAAACATGAAAAACTATCTTATCATGATCAGTTTGATGTTATTCAAGCAACTGCAACAAAACTTGCAGATGATATTGGTGCAAAAGGGATTATTGCCCTTACAAGTTCAGGATTATCTGGTATGAAAATATCAAGATATAGACCAAAAACAAATATCTTTGTATTTACTCACAAAAGAAGAGTTTTAAATCCAATGTGCGCACTTTGGGGAGTTGTTCCTGTTGCAAAAATAAAAGAAGCAGGAGCTTCAAGAATGATTCAAGTGATGTTAAAACATCTAGAAATTAGAGGGTATTTAGATAAAGAAGCAACATATATTGCAACTTTTGGATATCCAGTTGGTCAACCAGGAAGTACAAATACAATTAAAATATTAACTCCTTCAGAGATGGAGTATTATCTTAATCTATCGGAAACTAAGAAGAAGTAA
- a CDS encoding OmpA family protein has translation MKKNTMKKATVVLLTSTILFTGCAQKDPERYNNYENTQKGVGIGAFLGALIGAVASGGNHAKGAVIGGVVGGALGGTIGYSMDEQAGQIAKELDEKVDNTPQAVVNPDNDIVISNTQKYVKIMLRDKMVFDTNSSIPTQEAARKIEKISNVLTKYPDTIVQVVGFTDSRGTYEYNQKLSEQRAKSVGDIFYNNGIQNQIYSKGCSYNKPIVPNKTKEDMALNRRVEIYLYPNTESVIDTCSNQ, from the coding sequence ATGAAAAAAAATACAATGAAAAAAGCTACAGTAGTTTTATTAACTTCAACAATTCTATTTACAGGATGCGCACAAAAAGATCCTGAACGATATAATAACTATGAAAATACTCAAAAAGGTGTGGGAATAGGAGCCTTTTTAGGAGCACTTATTGGAGCAGTAGCAAGTGGGGGAAATCACGCAAAAGGAGCTGTAATAGGTGGCGTAGTTGGTGGTGCACTTGGTGGAACTATTGGTTACTCTATGGATGAACAAGCTGGGCAAATAGCAAAAGAACTTGATGAAAAAGTTGATAATACTCCTCAAGCAGTGGTAAATCCAGATAATGATATAGTTATTTCAAATACCCAAAAGTACGTAAAAATCATGCTAAGAGATAAAATGGTATTTGATACAAACTCTTCAATCCCTACCCAAGAAGCTGCAAGAAAAATTGAAAAAATCTCTAATGTATTAACAAAATATCCAGATACAATAGTTCAAGTTGTAGGTTTTACAGATAGTAGAGGAACTTATGAATATAACCAAAAACTATCAGAACAAAGAGCAAAAAGTGTTGGAGATATTTTTTATAACAATGGCATCCAAAATCAAATATATTCAAAAGGGTGTTCTTACAACAAACCAATAGTTCCAAATAAAACAAAAGAGGATATGGCATTAAATAGAAGAGTGGAGATATATTTATATCCAAATACTGAATCAGTAATTGATACTTGCAGTAATCAATAA
- a CDS encoding OprD family outer membrane porin, with product MKTLKLSLIAIVALGTVSFASDTLQEALTTGKYDGALNAYYFDRDIGHGTKKGSILNLGIDLNYESNFFYGFKLGFGFQSSNAVNADDEAKNAFSSDMYGNGAVLSQAYLSYTLSKTTLKVGRQYIALPLMKSSSSRLIKQSFEGSTLISKDVPDTTLFMAYIDKFQNRTDGFGDIAEFKDLKGDYAYTTGIINQSIPNTTLTFAYGEADLSHDMYYLEANYKNKYDDITYNLAVQYGDTDYKDSATKDADFYGLKAGIGLGGLNAYVAYAEVRDGTAQWGVVGGGSRPTIFTTAIIESGTYSESDHYAVDLNYTFQNVGLKIGARYIDIDYATNYDANFKIAYADYKFNGALKGLKASLVYEERDHDLDASDFKELWAKLVYKF from the coding sequence ATGAAAACATTAAAATTATCATTAATTGCAATAGTTGCACTGGGAACTGTAAGTTTTGCATCAGATACTTTGCAAGAGGCTTTAACAACTGGTAAATATGATGGAGCATTAAATGCTTATTATTTTGATAGAGATATAGGGCATGGCACAAAAAAAGGTAGCATTTTAAATTTAGGGATTGATTTAAATTATGAATCAAATTTCTTTTATGGATTTAAACTAGGATTTGGATTTCAAAGTTCTAATGCAGTAAATGCAGATGATGAAGCAAAAAATGCATTTTCTAGTGATATGTATGGTAATGGGGCAGTTTTATCACAAGCATATTTGAGTTATACCTTAAGTAAAACTACATTAAAAGTTGGTAGACAATACATAGCCTTGCCCTTAATGAAAAGTAGTAGTTCAAGACTTATTAAACAATCTTTTGAAGGTTCAACATTAATAAGTAAAGATGTGCCAGATACAACACTTTTTATGGCATATATTGATAAGTTCCAAAACAGAACAGATGGTTTTGGAGATATAGCTGAGTTTAAAGATTTAAAGGGTGATTATGCCTATACTACAGGTATTATAAATCAATCAATTCCAAATACAACATTAACCTTTGCTTACGGTGAAGCTGATTTATCACATGACATGTATTATTTAGAGGCAAATTATAAAAATAAGTATGATGATATTACTTATAATTTAGCAGTTCAATATGGTGACACAGATTACAAAGATAGTGCTACAAAAGATGCGGACTTTTATGGTTTAAAAGCTGGAATTGGTCTAGGTGGACTAAATGCATATGTTGCATATGCAGAAGTTAGAGATGGAACTGCACAATGGGGTGTAGTTGGTGGCGGATCAAGACCAACAATCTTTACTACAGCAATAATCGAATCAGGGACATATTCTGAATCAGATCACTATGCAGTTGATTTAAATTATACTTTTCAAAATGTAGGTTTAAAAATTGGTGCAAGATATATTGATATTGATTATGCAACAAATTATGATGCAAACTTTAAAATCGCATATGCAGATTATAAATTTAATGGTGCATTAAAAGGTCTTAAAGCTTCTTTAGTTTATGAAGAGAGAGATCATGATTTAGATGCAAGTGATTTTAAAGAATTATGGGCAAAATTAGTATATAAATTTTAA
- a CDS encoding aryl-sulfate sulfotransferase — MKISKIVSSLVLASMVVSVSPTFSMAKGDYGLYFDAEKSQGQLGAIISNPYEMAPQTAIIGLNGKAITDVSVSIEPKNGGAALSYKVPQQAIRTHDGIPVFGLYADYNNKINVTYKYQGKEIKETYKLYINPIVTFPGEYRTNNTTTYTPVKSSKEFKDRLYFVNNIYYEFHPDINWRRPGGAMPFSYPSTAEIIDQNGDIRWHLDTTKLFQKDSWNVDKLGFSMSYRQLKNGDILFMQGQRYMRYDIMGRKVYDRRLPRGFSDGAHEIVEASNGDVFIRVGKQNYLRPDGKIVHTLKDHIIEIDQTGQVVDVWDLNKILDNGRDVLLKALDQRAVCMSVDENAKHTEIDDSAPWGDVPGVGAGRNWAHTNSVYYNDSDDSIVVSLRHQGMAKITRDKKVKWILSSFNGWKGELAKKVLIPVDKNGKKLECGPNSCENTDFDWSFTQHTAYLNPELGKGYLTVFDNGEGRGNEQPAMVEDKYSRAVAYKIDENNMTVKQLWEYGKDRGFDWFSIVTGNVNYDKEKDSFHVASLNTYLMKFNKANGGFIDEIKLDKNGKPYLANEIKVNYSSAKEFGYRTGIVKPDLLFGK, encoded by the coding sequence ATGAAAATTTCAAAAATTGTTTCAAGTCTTGTACTTGCAAGTATGGTTGTAAGCGTTTCTCCAACTTTTAGTATGGCTAAAGGAGATTATGGACTGTATTTTGATGCAGAAAAATCTCAAGGGCAATTGGGAGCTATTATCTCAAATCCTTATGAAATGGCTCCGCAAACAGCTATTATTGGGTTAAATGGAAAAGCAATTACAGATGTTAGTGTTTCAATAGAACCTAAAAACGGAGGAGCGGCTCTTTCGTATAAAGTTCCACAACAAGCAATTAGAACACATGATGGGATTCCAGTATTTGGTCTATATGCTGATTACAATAATAAAATTAATGTAACATATAAATATCAAGGTAAAGAGATTAAAGAGACATATAAACTTTATATTAATCCAATTGTTACATTTCCAGGTGAGTATAGAACAAATAACACAACTACATATACTCCAGTTAAATCATCAAAAGAGTTTAAAGATAGATTATATTTTGTAAACAATATATATTATGAATTTCATCCTGACATTAATTGGAGAAGACCTGGTGGAGCAATGCCTTTCTCTTATCCAAGTACAGCAGAGATTATTGACCAAAATGGTGACATTAGATGGCATCTTGATACAACAAAATTATTTCAAAAAGATAGCTGGAATGTAGATAAATTAGGTTTCAGTATGTCTTATAGACAGCTAAAAAATGGAGATATTCTTTTTATGCAAGGTCAAAGATATATGAGATATGACATCATGGGAAGAAAAGTTTATGACAGAAGATTACCAAGAGGATTTTCAGATGGTGCTCATGAAATTGTAGAAGCATCAAACGGTGATGTATTTATTCGTGTTGGTAAACAAAACTATTTAAGACCAGATGGGAAAATTGTACATACTTTAAAAGATCATATTATTGAAATTGATCAAACAGGACAAGTTGTTGATGTATGGGATTTAAATAAAATTCTTGATAATGGTAGAGATGTTTTATTAAAAGCATTAGATCAAAGAGCTGTTTGTATGAGTGTTGATGAAAATGCAAAACATACTGAAATTGATGATAGTGCACCTTGGGGAGATGTACCTGGTGTAGGTGCTGGAAGAAACTGGGCACATACAAACTCTGTATACTATAATGATAGTGATGATAGTATTGTTGTATCTTTAAGACACCAAGGTATGGCAAAAATCACAAGAGATAAAAAAGTTAAATGGATTTTATCTTCTTTTAATGGATGGAAAGGTGAACTTGCTAAAAAAGTATTAATTCCTGTTGATAAAAATGGGAAAAAACTTGAATGTGGACCTAACTCTTGCGAAAATACAGATTTTGACTGGTCATTTACTCAACATACAGCTTATTTAAATCCTGAATTAGGAAAAGGATATTTGACTGTATTTGATAATGGTGAAGGTAGAGGAAATGAACAACCTGCAATGGTAGAAGATAAATACTCAAGAGCAGTTGCATATAAAATTGATGAAAATAATATGACTGTTAAACAACTTTGGGAATATGGAAAAGATAGAGGATTTGATTGGTTCTCTATTGTAACTGGAAATGTTAATTATGATAAAGAAAAAGATTCATTTCATGTTGCAAGTCTTAATACATATTTGATGAAATTCAACAAAGCAAATGGTGGTTTTATTGATGAAATTAAATTAGATAAAAATGGTAAACCATATTTAGCTAATGAGATTAAAGTTAATTACTCAAGCGCAAAAGAGTTTGGATATAGAACAGGAATTGTTAAACCAGATTTATTATTTGGAAAATAA
- the dsbI gene encoding protein-disulfide oxidoreductase DsbI, protein MNCKITDFWRDLKTSPINTIARWQDARFLWIVMAAAAMMLLLTAHNLFQHYVYMAPCEQCVYIRFAFFCMVFGGIIASIKPSQIVLKIVGYILGFWGIIQGIMYSIKLNTIHHAAHGDDPFGVQGCSAEPSFPLGLPLDSWFPDWFLPTGACGFDNPIPPEGVEFSALQQWLIDFYSEGWYLIPSMHLVNMAQACLFAFIVCFILLGAMCISWIIRDLFRKDNNQTIEDIN, encoded by the coding sequence ATGAATTGTAAAATAACAGATTTTTGGAGAGATTTAAAAACCTCTCCAATAAATACCATTGCAAGATGGCAAGATGCAAGATTTTTGTGGATAGTTATGGCAGCAGCAGCGATGATGCTTCTTTTAACTGCACATAATCTTTTTCAACACTATGTATATATGGCACCTTGTGAACAATGTGTATATATAAGATTTGCATTTTTTTGTATGGTTTTTGGAGGGATTATTGCATCAATTAAACCTTCTCAAATTGTATTAAAAATAGTAGGTTATATCTTAGGTTTTTGGGGAATTATCCAAGGGATTATGTATAGCATTAAACTAAATACAATCCACCATGCAGCACATGGAGATGATCCATTTGGTGTGCAAGGATGTTCAGCAGAGCCAAGTTTTCCATTGGGATTGCCATTAGATAGTTGGTTTCCTGATTGGTTTTTACCAACTGGAGCTTGTGGATTTGATAATCCAATTCCACCAGAAGGTGTAGAGTTTAGTGCTTTACAACAATGGTTAATAGACTTTTATTCAGAGGGGTGGTATTTAATTCCATCTATGCATTTAGTAAATATGGCTCAAGCTTGTCTTTTTGCTTTTATTGTTTGTTTCATTTTACTTGGTGCTATGTGTATCTCTTGGATTATTAGAGATCTTTTTAGAAAAGATAATAATCAAACTATTGAAGATATAAATTAG
- a CDS encoding thiol:disulfide interchange protein DsbA/DsbL codes for MMLKRKVGALLITAVALLGADFQEGVNYTKLDQPLNVEKNTIVKVFSFTCPFCYKYDKAVTEPVITQVLKDKPEASFEVWHLYSKGKYGQQGSNLMAVARARDIKAGITSVFDKHGLLKKMKFTYYKAYHDKNQRWDSGEDDFYKAGFEILGISSKADFEKEVASPEVQELLKRWEPAYPIAKIQGIPAFVVNGKYLLKTQAIKSRDYMVELVEYLLKK; via the coding sequence ATGATGTTAAAAAGAAAAGTAGGAGCATTGCTAATAACAGCAGTAGCACTATTAGGAGCGGATTTTCAAGAGGGAGTAAATTATACTAAATTAGATCAACCTCTAAATGTGGAAAAAAACACAATAGTAAAAGTATTTAGTTTTACTTGTCCGTTTTGTTATAAATATGATAAAGCAGTAACAGAACCAGTAATTACACAAGTACTTAAAGATAAACCAGAGGCAAGCTTTGAAGTATGGCATTTGTATTCAAAAGGTAAATATGGACAACAAGGTTCAAACCTAATGGCAGTAGCACGTGCAAGAGATATAAAAGCAGGAATCACAAGTGTGTTTGATAAACATGGATTACTTAAAAAAATGAAATTTACATACTATAAAGCATACCATGATAAAAATCAAAGATGGGATAGTGGTGAAGATGATTTCTATAAAGCAGGATTTGAGATTTTAGGGATTTCAAGTAAAGCAGATTTTGAGAAAGAAGTTGCATCACCAGAAGTACAAGAGTTACTAAAAAGATGGGAGCCTGCATACCCAATTGCAAAAATCCAAGGGATTCCAGCATTTGTAGTAAATGGTAAATATTTACTAAAAACACAAGCTATAAAATCAAGAGATTATATGGTTGAGTTAGTTGAATATCTTCTAAAAAAATAA